A region from the Paraurantiacibacter namhicola genome encodes:
- a CDS encoding Mrp/NBP35 family ATP-binding protein: MTSESAIRESLPTGAVGRVQSVRMKGAVAILVVDAAGLTRPDAERLETEIRANVLRVDGVDDVRIALTAEKRERHIIAIGSGKGGVGKSTLTANLAVALAASGIRTGVVDADIYGPSQPTLLGTQDEKVVASADKVLTPTSSAFGVKTLSMGQLIEPGRAIAWRGPMVGGALTQLMEADWGDTEVLLVDLPPGTGDVQLTMLQKFRPSGAVVVSTPQDLALIDATRALDLFGQAKVPVLGLVENMAGYMCPHCGELSDPFGHGGAEAAAQALGHPFLGRIPLSIEIRLASDAGQPPAAQDTPQGEAFRAIAARIASVIRTVQAEGG, translated from the coding sequence ATGACGTCAGAGAGCGCGATCCGGGAAAGCCTGCCGACAGGCGCGGTGGGCCGTGTGCAATCGGTCCGCATGAAGGGCGCAGTGGCGATACTGGTGGTCGATGCCGCCGGACTGACCCGCCCGGATGCGGAGCGGCTGGAGACCGAAATCCGCGCAAACGTGCTGCGGGTGGACGGCGTGGACGATGTGCGCATCGCCCTGACCGCAGAGAAGCGCGAGCGGCACATCATCGCAATCGGCAGCGGCAAGGGCGGCGTCGGAAAATCGACGCTGACGGCCAATCTTGCCGTGGCGCTGGCCGCCAGCGGCATCCGCACCGGCGTGGTGGATGCGGACATCTACGGCCCCAGCCAGCCCACGCTGCTTGGTACGCAGGACGAAAAGGTCGTCGCCAGCGCGGACAAGGTGCTCACCCCAACCAGCAGCGCGTTCGGCGTGAAGACGCTCAGCATGGGGCAGCTGATCGAGCCGGGACGCGCGATTGCATGGCGCGGTCCGATGGTCGGCGGCGCACTCACGCAGCTGATGGAAGCGGACTGGGGCGATACCGAAGTGCTGCTGGTGGACCTGCCGCCCGGCACCGGTGACGTGCAGCTGACCATGCTGCAGAAATTCCGCCCATCCGGCGCAGTGGTCGTCTCCACCCCGCAGGACCTCGCCCTGATCGACGCGACGCGCGCACTGGACCTGTTCGGCCAGGCCAAGGTGCCTGTGCTGGGCCTTGTCGAGAACATGGCCGGCTATATGTGCCCGCATTGCGGCGAGCTGTCCGATCCCTTCGGCCATGGCGGCGCGGAGGCGGCAGCGCAGGCGCTGGGCCATCCCTTCCTCGGCCGTATCCCGCTTTCGATCGAAATCCGCCTTGCTTCCGATGCGGGCCAGCCGCCTGCCGCGCAGGACACTCCGCAGGGCGAGGCGTTCCGCGCCATCGCCGCGCGGATCGCCAGCGTGATCCGCACCGTACAGGCGGAGGGCGGCTAG
- the hflK gene encoding protease modulator HflK: MRTLGGFFDQIALAMAGRKNPWGGKSGGNDGDGGGEGGGDGAGSGDGPSSAGGDGSRGPKNPWLPGGKSTGDGGRKGANIEDLFKNKGPEGPRRRLGGGGPGGGFTLPQRPGGKSWLPFGIALVAGIWLLLSSIHQVGPKEQGLVTTFGKYSRTLEPGLNWTFPWPFQNVDIETVSVFRETEIDEKLFLTGDQNLVNLNYSVRWSIKDLQGFRFQIDNPDLALQNAAEAAMRASVAEQDFDTVLSGEGRAQIEQDVRDRMQEILDSYGAGIQVQGVYIEKTDPPPTVVEAFNDVLAAQQDAEANLNQARRYAQQLLAGAEGNAAAFNKIYAEYRLAPEVTRRRLYYETMEYILAKTDKTVVEAGGVTTYLPLPEVQRRSQGAAQPATPTQPATSANGGQ; the protein is encoded by the coding sequence ATGAGAACACTGGGTGGGTTTTTCGACCAGATCGCACTGGCCATGGCCGGTCGCAAGAATCCGTGGGGCGGCAAGTCCGGCGGCAACGATGGTGATGGCGGCGGCGAAGGGGGCGGCGATGGAGCCGGCTCCGGAGACGGGCCTTCCTCTGCAGGCGGAGACGGCTCGCGCGGGCCTAAGAACCCGTGGCTGCCGGGTGGCAAATCCACCGGCGATGGCGGCCGCAAGGGCGCGAACATCGAAGACCTGTTCAAGAACAAGGGGCCGGAAGGCCCGCGGCGCAGGCTTGGCGGCGGCGGTCCGGGCGGCGGCTTCACCCTGCCGCAGCGCCCCGGCGGCAAGAGCTGGCTGCCGTTCGGCATCGCGCTGGTCGCTGGCATCTGGCTGCTGCTGTCTTCCATCCACCAGGTCGGCCCCAAGGAGCAGGGTCTGGTTACCACCTTCGGCAAGTACAGCCGCACGCTGGAGCCGGGCCTGAACTGGACCTTCCCATGGCCATTCCAGAACGTCGATATCGAAACGGTCAGCGTCTTCCGCGAGACCGAGATCGACGAGAAGCTGTTCCTGACGGGCGACCAGAACCTGGTGAACCTGAATTATTCCGTGCGCTGGAGTATCAAGGACCTGCAGGGCTTCCGCTTCCAGATCGACAATCCCGACCTTGCGCTGCAGAACGCGGCAGAGGCCGCGATGCGCGCCAGCGTGGCGGAGCAGGACTTCGACACCGTGCTTTCTGGTGAAGGCCGCGCGCAGATCGAACAGGACGTGCGCGACCGGATGCAGGAAATCCTCGATTCCTATGGCGCCGGGATCCAGGTGCAGGGCGTCTATATCGAGAAGACCGATCCGCCGCCCACCGTGGTGGAGGCCTTCAACGACGTGCTGGCAGCGCAGCAGGATGCGGAAGCGAACCTCAACCAGGCGCGCCGTTACGCCCAGCAGCTGCTGGCCGGCGCGGAAGGTAACGCGGCAGCCTTCAACAAGATCTATGCCGAATACCGGCTTGCGCCCGAAGTGACGCGTCGCCGCCTCTATTACGAGACCATGGAATATATCCTCGCCAAGACCGACAAGACCGTGGTGGAGGCAGGCGGTGTGACCACGTACCTGCCGCTGCCGGAAGTGCAGCGCCGATCGCAGGGCGCAGCGCAGCCTGCCACGCCGACACAGCCGGCCACCAGCGCGAACGGGGGGCAGTGA
- the hflC gene encoding protease modulator HflC, which translates to MENIWNNHRASVLAVLGAIVIGLTTLIVVPETQQAVIIRAGQPDRVANMYRPDVEFGDTGAGIVARIPFYERVQFIDKRVMNLDMPAQQVITSDQQRVVVDAYARFRVVNPVTMVETAGTVDQVTQQLESILVSTLRQELGRRSFASLLTAERGTAMQNVTAQLDRAARSYGVQIVDVRIKSADLPEGTPLDSAFRRMRSERQEEAETIRAQGRRDAQIIRAEAEGEAARIYADAYNQDPNFFDFWRAMESYRRTFDEGGGESSIILSPDNEYLRQFRGRQ; encoded by the coding sequence ATGGAAAACATCTGGAACAACCACCGCGCCAGCGTGCTGGCCGTACTCGGTGCAATCGTCATCGGCCTGACCACGCTGATCGTCGTCCCCGAAACGCAGCAGGCGGTCATCATCCGCGCCGGCCAGCCGGACCGCGTGGCGAACATGTATCGCCCCGATGTCGAATTCGGTGACACCGGCGCCGGCATAGTGGCGCGCATCCCGTTTTACGAGCGGGTGCAGTTCATCGACAAGCGCGTGATGAACCTCGACATGCCGGCACAGCAGGTGATCACCAGCGACCAGCAGCGCGTGGTGGTGGACGCTTACGCCCGCTTCCGCGTCGTCAATCCGGTCACCATGGTGGAAACCGCAGGCACGGTGGACCAGGTCACGCAGCAGCTGGAATCGATCCTGGTATCGACGCTGCGCCAGGAATTGGGCCGCCGCAGCTTTGCCAGCCTGCTGACTGCAGAGCGCGGCACGGCAATGCAGAACGTGACCGCCCAGCTGGACCGCGCAGCGCGCAGCTACGGCGTGCAGATCGTGGACGTGCGGATCAAGAGCGCCGATTTGCCGGAAGGCACGCCGCTCGATTCCGCCTTCCGCCGGATGCGTTCCGAGCGGCAGGAAGAGGCCGAAACCATTCGCGCCCAGGGCCGCCGCGATGCGCAGATCATTCGGGCCGAGGCCGAAGGTGAAGCCGCGCGCATCTATGCCGATGCTTACAACCAGGATCCGAACTTCTTCGATTTCTGGCGCGCCATGGAGAGCTATCGCCGTACCTTCGATGAAGGCGGCGGGGAAAGCAGCATCATCCTGTCACCGGACAACGAATACCTGCGCCAGTTCCGCGGCCGCCAGTAA